A genomic region of Mesorhizobium sp. NZP2077 contains the following coding sequences:
- a CDS encoding ATP-binding protein — translation MAFLFQQHPAAYRTDAELEFRSDFRNPCAAGRTPFPWETWLSGDKAFVLALAASIALLVGTQRQAPKINDAVISELRTIQINDALLQRDVARARTDMEVDHSVASTGQALQRNLEDLQRDFEISPDEASGQSRLLAQLVNSIENTQAAISALVKHNQRMHSSLADLARSIDRLEGGKLELSELIVFSVEPGLTLASQMELLERFTPGQARAVADVVARFRPVLSSLWRLEQAADQIASLDTFSKAAELEREHLKGYSLAGAQAQRTWLFFGSVSICLCLAAIIRAFRQHLRTNRLEKRLELEEELSAIEARFNDSIAKNASARCSTEAALRLIQRVFDADQCALTLVDPSLIRHTEYFVVNTCMRVWNVALIDEVVSLVRAGRPLFRVIPAAEMVRTARGSSGVCQIVGCSASGQQVAVCILVFEGDRSLPSADDLRVLASAIARLSNHLEMQRINAERDLLVNRWEHVERLRTVGTIASGATHEFNNILGSIIGFSEIALGLVRRPSRIQNSINQILLAGHRAKLIVDQILALSQKRKRVAVPFNISEIVMDLAPLLRITVRADVQLHFKINEWQTVVEGSPTEIQQILMNLCKNASEAVLNDGRVEVGVSRTRICETKRLAQGTLRPGDYVLLSISDDGPGIAGSVLPHVFEPFFTTRSRVGGTGLGLAAVDRQVCVLAGCLDVSSVVGRGTRFDIYLPASEEEPVSADVTFGPYNGSPANGGIIAVVEPDPAELEIHKDNIAALGYEPIGFATFESLCGWIESGKAADLLILAKTPFLERGRAESVCPTIMAVPFIVIGDIDPMPVTSDNQAFVLRLARPVSSRTIEHAIRIMMMA, via the coding sequence ATGGCTTTCCTGTTCCAGCAGCATCCGGCCGCATACCGAACCGATGCGGAGCTAGAATTCAGGTCAGACTTTCGCAACCCATGCGCTGCGGGTCGAACGCCGTTCCCTTGGGAAACATGGCTCAGTGGCGACAAAGCATTTGTCCTCGCCTTAGCCGCCTCGATTGCGCTCTTGGTCGGGACGCAGAGGCAGGCCCCCAAGATCAACGACGCGGTCATAAGCGAGCTGCGAACGATTCAGATCAACGATGCATTGCTCCAACGCGACGTCGCCCGTGCTCGGACCGACATGGAAGTGGACCACTCGGTTGCTTCTACCGGACAGGCATTGCAAAGGAATCTTGAAGACTTGCAGCGCGATTTCGAGATTTCGCCCGATGAGGCCTCCGGGCAATCCAGATTGCTCGCGCAGCTCGTAAACTCGATCGAAAACACGCAGGCTGCCATCTCAGCCTTGGTCAAGCATAATCAGCGTATGCATAGCTCTCTCGCAGATCTTGCTCGTTCAATTGACCGCCTTGAGGGCGGCAAGCTTGAACTCTCCGAACTGATCGTGTTTTCAGTCGAACCGGGGCTTACCCTCGCCTCACAGATGGAGCTTCTCGAAAGATTTACTCCGGGCCAGGCCCGAGCTGTCGCGGATGTCGTGGCCAGGTTCCGCCCTGTCCTGTCTTCTTTATGGAGGTTGGAGCAAGCTGCCGATCAGATCGCATCCCTCGACACGTTCTCCAAGGCTGCCGAACTGGAGCGAGAGCATCTGAAAGGCTACAGTTTGGCCGGCGCGCAGGCGCAGCGTACGTGGCTTTTCTTTGGCTCTGTGTCCATATGCCTTTGCTTGGCAGCGATCATTAGGGCGTTCAGGCAGCATCTGCGGACCAACCGGTTAGAAAAAAGGTTGGAGCTTGAAGAGGAATTGAGCGCGATCGAAGCTCGCTTCAACGATAGTATAGCAAAGAATGCCTCGGCGCGCTGTTCCACCGAAGCAGCCCTTAGACTCATTCAACGCGTTTTCGATGCGGACCAATGCGCGCTTACTCTGGTGGATCCGAGTCTCATCAGGCATACCGAGTACTTTGTGGTGAACACGTGCATGCGCGTCTGGAACGTCGCGCTTATTGATGAAGTCGTTTCACTTGTCCGCGCCGGACGGCCATTGTTTCGCGTCATCCCGGCGGCGGAAATGGTTCGGACCGCCAGAGGCTCTTCCGGTGTTTGTCAAATTGTTGGTTGCAGCGCCTCCGGTCAGCAGGTTGCCGTTTGCATCCTCGTCTTTGAAGGAGATCGCTCACTCCCTTCAGCCGACGACCTCCGGGTTCTTGCCAGTGCTATTGCGCGTCTAAGCAACCATCTTGAAATGCAGCGTATAAATGCGGAACGCGACCTTCTGGTGAATCGATGGGAGCATGTGGAAAGGCTGAGGACTGTCGGCACAATCGCAAGCGGCGCTACACATGAATTCAATAATATTTTAGGATCAATAATTGGATTTTCAGAGATCGCACTAGGTCTTGTGCGTCGGCCCTCGAGAATTCAAAACTCCATCAACCAAATCCTCTTAGCTGGACACCGAGCCAAGCTGATCGTTGACCAGATTTTGGCACTCAGCCAAAAACGCAAGCGCGTGGCAGTGCCTTTCAATATCTCCGAAATTGTAATGGACCTTGCGCCACTGCTGCGCATTACAGTTCGTGCAGATGTTCAGTTGCATTTCAAGATCAACGAGTGGCAAACGGTTGTCGAGGGCAGCCCAACCGAGATACAGCAGATCCTTATGAATCTGTGCAAGAACGCATCGGAGGCTGTCTTGAACGACGGCCGTGTCGAGGTTGGCGTTTCACGGACCCGCATCTGCGAAACAAAGCGGTTGGCTCAGGGCACCTTGAGACCTGGAGATTACGTTCTGCTCTCCATCAGCGACGATGGCCCAGGAATCGCAGGTTCGGTACTTCCGCATGTCTTTGAGCCTTTTTTTACCACACGCTCTCGCGTCGGCGGGACCGGGCTGGGTCTTGCTGCAGTGGACAGGCAGGTGTGCGTGCTCGCAGGATGCCTAGACGTCAGCTCGGTTGTTGGCCGAGGTACGCGCTTTGATATTTACTTGCCAGCCTCCGAGGAGGAGCCAGTCAGCGCTGACGTCACTTTCGGCCCATACAACGGATCACCGGCCAACGGCGGAATCATTGCAGTCGTGGAGCCCGATCCAGCAGAGTTGGAGATTCACAAGGACAATATCGCCGCGCTGGGTTATGAGCCGATCGGCTTCGCGACCTTCGAAAGTCTTTGCGGCTGGATCGAGAGCGGGAAGGCAGCTGACCTGCTGATTTTGGCGAAGACGCCTTTCCTCGAGCGAGGACGGGCCGAGTCCGTATGCCCCACCATCATGGCGGTGCCTTTCATAGTCATCGGTGACATCGACCCCATGCCGGTCACATCTGACAATCAGGCCTTCGTCCTTCGGCTAGCGAGACCGGTCTCGTCCAGGACAATAGAGCATGCGATTCGTATAATGATGATGGCGTGA
- the virB10 gene encoding type IV secretion system protein VirB10, whose protein sequence is MNETGPQSGHDVNASGSLVSEPARRHVSGSQKLAVAGLVLISSLSLIWLGSRPSTQDEPSQPNPPISPNAEPFRPVPIELAPEPPAPAKAAQAADPAPSTPQPAAAEPPPEESPIFAYSSSSQKPDVAQRSEDDHKDAPATADEISIGGDLSGRLKPDIQEPSRATLLPHPDLVITQGTIIPCLLQTAVDTNLPGYVKCVLPKDVRGATNNVVLLDRGTTVIGEIQHGLEQGDARVFVLWTRIETPDHALVSIASPGADELGRSGVPGTVDNHFRERFGGAMLMSVLQGAFQAAGQYAASSGGGSGINSFQSNGGQAVETTLRATVNIPPTLKKNQGDAVSIFVARDLDFSDVYGLTATVVAPAPQHRQRRRDNNAIGG, encoded by the coding sequence ATGAATGAAACCGGCCCACAGTCGGGACACGATGTAAATGCATCCGGATCGTTGGTCTCGGAGCCGGCCCGCCGGCATGTTTCGGGATCACAGAAATTGGCCGTCGCCGGTCTTGTTCTCATCTCATCTCTGTCGCTCATCTGGCTCGGAAGTCGTCCCAGCACACAAGACGAACCATCTCAGCCAAACCCGCCAATTTCCCCGAACGCCGAGCCGTTCCGCCCCGTGCCTATTGAGCTTGCTCCCGAACCTCCAGCACCTGCAAAGGCGGCGCAGGCGGCAGATCCTGCGCCATCCACGCCGCAACCCGCGGCAGCTGAACCGCCGCCCGAGGAGTCACCAATTTTCGCCTACAGCAGCAGCAGTCAAAAGCCCGACGTGGCTCAGCGGAGCGAAGACGACCACAAGGATGCTCCCGCGACCGCGGATGAGATTTCGATCGGTGGCGACCTGTCGGGCCGATTGAAGCCAGACATACAGGAGCCGAGCCGGGCCACGCTTTTGCCGCACCCTGATCTCGTGATTACTCAGGGAACGATCATTCCTTGCCTTTTGCAAACGGCAGTCGACACAAATTTACCCGGTTATGTGAAGTGCGTCTTACCTAAAGACGTCCGCGGCGCCACCAACAATGTCGTGCTCTTGGATCGTGGGACGACCGTGATTGGCGAGATCCAGCATGGTCTCGAACAGGGGGATGCGCGTGTCTTCGTGCTGTGGACGCGCATCGAAACACCTGACCATGCCCTCGTTTCGATAGCATCGCCGGGCGCTGACGAGCTCGGCCGCTCCGGAGTGCCTGGCACGGTGGATAATCACTTCCGGGAACGCTTTGGCGGAGCAATGCTGATGAGCGTCCTTCAAGGCGCGTTCCAGGCGGCCGGTCAATACGCGGCGAGCTCTGGCGGAGGAAGCGGCATCAACAGCTTCCAGAGCAATGGCGGACAAGCCGTCGAGACGACACTGAGAGCGACGGTCAACATCCCGCCAACCCTGAAGAAAAACCAGGGAGATGCTGTATCCATCTTTGTGGCGCGCGACCTCGATTTCTCGGATGTATACGGTCTCACGGCAACCGTCGTGGCGCCAGCCCCCCAACATCGCCAACGCCGGAGAGACAACAATGCGATCGGAGGCTGA
- a CDS encoding TrbG/VirB9 family P-type conjugative transfer protein, giving the protein MTKRAFLALACSLLLTLEASAEDTPLAGKHDARMRYLAYRPDEVVRLSTAVGATLVVTFAANETVAAVAVSNSKDLAALPRANYLFFKASRILPPQPVVVLADSESGTRRYVFSISTRAMPKLDEQQPDLYYSVQFTYPGDEAAALRQAAEKRSILGQARAKVLQEQRVQDLLNRPGTTASSDESNFHYVAKGDRSLAPLQVFDNGFTTVFGFASNSRIPSLYIINPDGKEAAANFTVKGDYVEVSAVAREWRLRDGNTVLSIFNRAYDPVGQAPGTGTVRPDVWRVLKGSGR; this is encoded by the coding sequence ATGACAAAAAGAGCGTTTCTCGCACTGGCCTGTTCACTACTCTTAACGCTGGAGGCTTCCGCGGAAGACACCCCGCTTGCCGGCAAGCATGATGCGCGGATGCGCTACTTGGCTTACCGTCCCGACGAAGTGGTGCGCCTGTCGACCGCGGTGGGGGCAACGCTGGTCGTCACATTCGCGGCCAACGAGACCGTCGCAGCCGTGGCCGTTTCCAATAGCAAAGACCTGGCTGCGCTCCCACGCGCCAACTACCTGTTCTTTAAGGCCAGCCGGATCCTGCCGCCGCAGCCGGTCGTCGTTCTGGCCGACAGTGAGTCCGGTACCCGCAGATATGTCTTCAGCATTTCAACGAGAGCGATGCCAAAATTAGATGAGCAGCAACCTGACTTATACTACAGTGTGCAGTTCACCTATCCCGGTGATGAGGCCGCTGCTTTGAGACAGGCAGCAGAAAAGCGCTCGATTCTTGGTCAGGCCCGGGCAAAGGTGCTGCAGGAACAGAGGGTTCAGGATTTGTTGAATCGGCCCGGTACAACTGCCAGTTCCGACGAAAGCAATTTTCACTACGTCGCAAAGGGCGATCGATCGCTGGCGCCGCTGCAGGTTTTCGACAATGGCTTTACCACCGTATTTGGCTTCGCAAGCAATTCCCGTATACCCTCCCTCTACATTATCAATCCCGACGGCAAGGAAGCCGCTGCCAACTTCACAGTCAAAGGCGACTATGTTGAAGTATCCGCAGTCGCCCGGGAATGGCGTCTGAGAGATGGCAATACGGTATTGTCGATTTTCAACAGGGCATATGATCCTGTTGGACAAGCGCCGGGGACCGGTACAGTGAGACCCGACGTGTGGCGCGTTTTGAAAGGCTCGGGCCGATGA
- a CDS encoding type IV secretion system protein, whose amino-acid sequence MVFRIPAPFTAIHAIFHGAFTVGLHKVIGNVQEAVSAPLVACVTLWIIIQGFLVMRGQVDARGGISRVVTVSIVVALILGQANYQLYIESVFDDTIPKLAHQISGSTLPFIGIPQKLDVMFAASQSAFQRIASEIGPMNQQDILAFQGAQWILYGSLWTAFEIYDAVGILTKVLLAIGPLVLVGYLFDHTRDMATRWIGQLLSYGLLLVLLNIVATIVIAAESVALGVMLAVIKYKGTTAAKIIGLYELDMLFLAGDALIVALPTIASSIAGGSWAGANQSLSSLNRRIAKTAGG is encoded by the coding sequence ATGGTTTTCAGAATTCCTGCGCCATTCACGGCCATACACGCGATCTTTCATGGGGCCTTTACGGTGGGGCTGCACAAAGTGATTGGAAACGTCCAAGAGGCGGTCAGTGCGCCTCTGGTTGCGTGCGTCACGCTCTGGATCATAATCCAAGGCTTTCTGGTCATGCGCGGTCAAGTCGACGCGCGCGGAGGTATCTCGCGCGTAGTCACGGTATCGATTGTCGTCGCCCTCATCTTAGGGCAGGCCAACTATCAGCTGTACATTGAATCGGTCTTCGACGACACGATTCCAAAGCTTGCCCACCAGATCAGCGGAAGCACCTTGCCCTTCATCGGTATCCCCCAGAAGCTCGACGTAATGTTCGCTGCAAGTCAGAGTGCCTTTCAGCGGATTGCTTCCGAAATTGGGCCAATGAATCAGCAGGACATACTTGCCTTCCAGGGAGCGCAATGGATTTTGTACGGCTCGCTCTGGACAGCGTTCGAGATCTATGATGCCGTTGGAATTCTGACGAAGGTGCTCCTGGCGATCGGCCCCCTCGTTCTTGTAGGCTATCTTTTTGATCACACTCGAGACATGGCTACCAGATGGATCGGCCAACTGCTCTCATACGGGCTGCTGCTTGTCCTCCTCAACATCGTTGCAACGATAGTTATCGCGGCCGAATCAGTCGCGCTGGGAGTCATGCTTGCGGTGATCAAATACAAGGGTACGACAGCAGCCAAGATCATCGGGCTTTACGAGCTCGATATGCTTTTCCTAGCTGGTGACGCTTTGATCGTCGCGCTTCCGACGATCGCCAGCAGCATAGCCGGCGGTTCTTGGGCAGGTGCGAACCAATCTCTTAGCAGCCTCAATCGCCGCATTGCCAAAACGGCAGGTGGTTAA
- a CDS encoding type IV secretion system protein VirB8 produces the protein MKFPEHALLVERETLAAHYKKVEAFQTSRAKSARRLSKALIAFAAAAVLGNVAQAFTIAAMVPLAKLVPVFLWVRPDGTVDSEVSVSRLPATQERAVINASLWEYVRLRESYTADSAQYGYDLVSSFSAPAVRQQYQDFFNYPNPTSPQVTVGKLGKLEVGHISSNDISPDVQQIRYKRTLSIDGQMPLVTTWTATIRYERLTDLPAQSRLTNPGGLLVTSYQTSEDSVSNLGDVQP, from the coding sequence GTGAAATTTCCTGAACATGCCCTTCTGGTGGAGAGAGAAACGCTAGCCGCCCACTATAAGAAGGTGGAAGCGTTTCAAACTTCACGAGCGAAGTCTGCGCGGCGCCTGTCAAAGGCCCTCATAGCCTTTGCGGCAGCGGCGGTCCTAGGAAATGTTGCGCAGGCATTTACCATCGCTGCCATGGTCCCGTTGGCCAAGCTCGTACCTGTGTTCCTCTGGGTACGCCCGGATGGAACAGTTGACAGCGAAGTGTCAGTCTCTCGACTGCCGGCAACCCAAGAGCGAGCCGTCATAAATGCTTCGCTGTGGGAATATGTACGCCTGCGCGAGAGCTACACAGCCGATTCCGCCCAATACGGCTATGACCTCGTATCCAGTTTCAGCGCACCGGCTGTGCGGCAGCAATATCAAGATTTCTTCAATTATCCGAATCCCACCTCGCCGCAAGTCACAGTCGGCAAGCTCGGCAAGCTCGAAGTCGGGCATATTTCCTCAAACGACATCAGTCCGGACGTTCAACAGATCCGATACAAACGCACCCTTTCCATCGATGGGCAGATGCCGTTGGTGACCACCTGGACAGCAACCATCCGCTACGAGCGCCTGACAGATCTGCCTGCCCAATCAAGGCTCACCAATCCGGGAGGTCTACTCGTCACTTCCTATCAAACCTCGGAAGATAGCGTGTCGAACCTGGGTGACGTGCAGCCATGA
- the virB11 gene encoding P-type DNA transfer ATPase VirB11, translated as MRSEADPQLRLLLDPVLKWLEEPRTEEVAINRPGEAFVRQAGVFTKHPLPLGYNDLEDIAILAGALRKQDVGPQSPLCATELPNGERLQICLPPAVPSGTVSLTIRRPSSRVTELKEVSSRYEYSRWNQWRSRKQRQERQDQTILQQYDDGDLEKFLQACVSGRLTMLLCGPTGSGKTTMSKTLINAIPPQERLISIEDTLELVIPHENHVRLLYPKDRAGVGAVTAEQLLQASLRMRPDRILLGEMRDDAAWAYLSEVVSGHAGSISTIHGADPVQGFKKLFSLVKSSPQGAAVEDRTLLDMLSAAVDVIVPFHTQGDLYEVGEVWLAADARRRGETVADLLNKH; from the coding sequence ATGCGATCGGAGGCTGACCCTCAATTGCGTTTGCTTCTCGACCCCGTTCTGAAATGGCTTGAGGAGCCGAGGACCGAAGAGGTCGCTATCAACCGGCCTGGGGAAGCGTTTGTGCGACAAGCCGGCGTCTTCACGAAACATCCGCTACCACTAGGTTATAACGATCTGGAGGACATCGCGATTCTCGCTGGAGCGCTGCGCAAGCAAGATGTCGGACCGCAAAGCCCCCTCTGTGCGACTGAGCTGCCGAACGGAGAGCGGCTGCAGATCTGTTTGCCGCCCGCTGTTCCCTCAGGAACAGTAAGCCTGACGATACGGCGTCCTTCAAGTCGTGTGACCGAACTGAAGGAAGTTTCTTCTCGCTACGAATACTCACGTTGGAATCAATGGCGGTCACGAAAACAGCGCCAAGAGCGGCAGGACCAAACTATTCTTCAGCAATACGACGATGGTGACTTGGAGAAGTTTTTGCAAGCGTGTGTTTCGGGACGGCTCACGATGCTGCTTTGCGGACCTACTGGAAGCGGCAAAACGACAATGAGCAAGACTTTGATCAACGCTATACCCCCGCAAGAGAGACTGATAAGTATCGAGGACACGCTGGAGCTTGTAATCCCGCACGAGAACCATGTCCGGTTACTCTATCCGAAGGACCGAGCCGGCGTAGGTGCGGTGACAGCCGAGCAACTGCTGCAAGCGAGCTTGCGCATGCGCCCTGACCGAATATTGCTCGGCGAGATGCGCGATGATGCTGCATGGGCCTACCTTAGCGAAGTCGTCTCCGGCCACGCGGGATCAATATCAACGATCCATGGGGCTGATCCGGTCCAGGGCTTCAAAAAGCTCTTTTCCCTCGTCAAGAGCAGCCCGCAAGGAGCCGCTGTGGAAGATCGAACGCTTCTTGACATGCTGTCGGCTGCCGTTGACGTCATTGTGCCGTTCCACACCCAAGGTGACCTGTACGAGGTGGGAGAGGTATGGCTCGCCGCCGATGCCCGGCGACGGGGAGAGACAGTAGCCGACCTCCTTAACAAGCACTAA
- a CDS encoding type IV secretion system protein VirB5 has translation MRFPTLAATTLAASFLLSGQARSQFVVIDPAVVTQAGLTAVSTAQILIKSAQTLASTMEMVEILSSSFGVTGLLSSLNQGNHYPSGNQLERQMFEGQAPTSIKARAIADNPNRKVDGTDSEAKLLQGQIAGAINAAALAADTLGVMDKRLKANDNTLGQLSRSGNIVQATVTNGLVLKQIHDAIIQNVQATSLLTMATAQASLHAAEEAAMQRRERQDTARMFE, from the coding sequence ATGAGATTTCCCACGCTTGCAGCAACGACGCTTGCCGCTTCCTTTCTACTTAGCGGACAGGCCCGGTCGCAATTTGTCGTCATCGACCCGGCGGTAGTAACACAAGCGGGCTTAACAGCGGTTTCCACCGCGCAGATCCTGATAAAGTCAGCCCAGACGCTCGCTTCCACGATGGAAATGGTGGAGATACTAAGTTCGTCATTCGGTGTCACGGGGCTGCTAAGTTCACTGAACCAAGGAAATCACTACCCGTCGGGCAATCAGCTTGAGAGGCAGATGTTTGAGGGTCAGGCGCCAACTTCGATTAAAGCGCGTGCAATTGCGGACAACCCAAACCGGAAAGTCGACGGCACGGATTCGGAAGCGAAACTGTTACAGGGACAAATCGCTGGTGCCATCAATGCCGCAGCTCTTGCAGCCGACACTCTGGGCGTAATGGACAAGCGCCTTAAGGCCAATGACAACACGCTTGGTCAGCTTTCCCGCTCGGGAAATATTGTGCAGGCCACCGTCACCAACGGTCTGGTCCTCAAGCAGATTCATGATGCGATTATCCAAAATGTCCAGGCCACGAGTCTGCTGACGATGGCCACTGCACAAGCGAGCCTTCACGCCGCAGAGGAGGCCGCGATGCAGCGTCGCGAACGCCAGGACACCGCCAGAATGTTTGAGTAG
- a CDS encoding dihydrodipicolinate synthase family protein: MTLFRGLSAFPLTPTDAEGHVDTEGLARFLERIQHAGADSIGLLGSTGGYAYLTREERKRAVQAAVECIGGKTPLVVGVGALRTDEAQALARDAKSAGADGLLLAPMSYVPLNEDEVFQHFVAVAEAGELPLCIYNNPSTTRFTFSDALIARLSEVSNIVAVKMPLAANDDYAGELARLRSMTPDTFTIGYSGDWGAADALLAGCDTWYSVAAGLLPVPALALTRAAQSGDAVESTRLNRAFGPLWTLFKHYGSFRVMFVIADYLGLAHVQPPRPILPLPEDAGDDIRQALEKLE, encoded by the coding sequence ATGACTTTGTTTCGCGGCCTGTCGGCGTTCCCCCTTACGCCAACCGATGCGGAAGGGCATGTCGACACCGAGGGTCTGGCTCGTTTTCTCGAGCGTATTCAACACGCGGGAGCGGACTCCATCGGCCTTCTGGGGAGCACGGGCGGTTATGCTTACCTCACCAGGGAAGAACGCAAGCGTGCCGTTCAGGCTGCCGTGGAATGCATCGGCGGCAAAACGCCTCTTGTCGTGGGTGTGGGTGCATTGCGTACCGATGAAGCTCAGGCTCTGGCGCGCGATGCCAAATCCGCTGGCGCTGACGGCCTGCTCCTGGCACCGATGTCCTACGTTCCCCTGAACGAGGACGAAGTCTTCCAGCACTTCGTCGCCGTGGCCGAGGCGGGGGAATTGCCTTTGTGCATATATAACAATCCAAGCACCACGCGCTTCACATTCAGCGACGCATTGATCGCCCGGCTGTCAGAGGTGTCCAACATCGTCGCGGTGAAAATGCCTCTGGCGGCGAATGACGATTACGCGGGGGAACTGGCACGTTTGCGGTCGATGACGCCTGACACGTTCACAATCGGATACAGCGGCGATTGGGGCGCGGCGGATGCCCTGCTTGCCGGATGTGACACCTGGTACAGCGTTGCGGCAGGTCTGCTGCCGGTCCCGGCGCTTGCGCTGACGCGTGCAGCGCAGTCCGGCGACGCGGTGGAGTCCACTCGGTTGAACCGCGCTTTCGGGCCGCTCTGGACCTTGTTCAAACACTACGGCAGCTTCCGCGTTATGTTCGTCATCGCCGACTACCTCGGTCTGGCGCACGTCCAGCCACCGCGCCCTATTTTGCCGTTGCCGGAGGACGCCGGAGATGACATTAGGCAGGCATTGGAGAAGCTCGAATAG
- a CDS encoding type IV secretion system lipoprotein VirB7, whose amino-acid sequence MKYYLLLSILALAACKTTDKLATCTGSPFQLNVGQWETSPEDLQVECAKEPK is encoded by the coding sequence ATGAAATACTATCTACTTTTGTCAATACTGGCTTTGGCGGCCTGCAAGACAACCGATAAGCTTGCGACCTGCACGGGTTCGCCATTCCAACTGAACGTGGGACAATGGGAAACCTCCCCTGAAGATCTTCAAGTCGAATGTGCGAAAGAGCCCAAGTGA
- a CDS encoding LysE family translocator, with the protein MNVDLHQLLIVFAAYVIAAGSPGPSNMRIMGVAMARGRGAALMLASGVVSGSIFWGFMASTGISALLARYAQALLVLQVFGGLYLLFLAFRAGRSALTSNEKLAVRASTDQVALSRGELYRKGLLMHLANPKSVLAWIALVTLGIGPNSSWQRIAAILGGCAILSVTIFCGYAIVFSTPPMVALYRRCRRWIESLLAMFFAFAGLRMLLSRM; encoded by the coding sequence ATGAATGTCGATCTCCATCAGTTGCTCATCGTCTTTGCTGCATATGTCATTGCCGCGGGGAGCCCCGGCCCGAGCAACATGCGCATTATGGGGGTTGCGATGGCGCGCGGCAGAGGTGCAGCGCTCATGCTCGCCTCCGGCGTCGTCAGCGGCTCGATCTTTTGGGGTTTTATGGCCTCCACCGGCATCTCCGCCCTGTTGGCCAGGTACGCCCAGGCACTTCTCGTTCTGCAGGTTTTCGGGGGGCTTTACCTGCTGTTCCTCGCCTTCAGAGCGGGACGGTCGGCGCTTACGTCGAACGAGAAGCTGGCGGTGCGCGCATCGACCGACCAAGTCGCTCTTTCGCGGGGTGAGCTCTATAGGAAGGGCCTCTTGATGCATTTGGCGAACCCAAAATCCGTGCTGGCATGGATCGCGCTCGTCACGCTGGGGATCGGCCCGAATTCATCGTGGCAGCGCATCGCGGCGATATTGGGTGGCTGCGCCATCCTAAGTGTCACGATATTCTGCGGCTACGCCATTGTCTTCTCCACACCGCCTATGGTGGCTCTGTATCGCCGCTGCCGCCGCTGGATCGAAAGTCTGTTGGCGATGTTCTTCGCGTTCGCCGGGCTGCGTATGCTGCTTTCCCGTATGTAG